Proteins encoded together in one Pseudomonas sp. ADAK13 window:
- the choV gene encoding choline ABC transporter ATP-binding protein, producing MSIIRFENVDVIFSKDPREALKLLDQGMTRNEILKKTGQIVGVENASLDVEKGEICVLMGLSGSGKSSLLRCINGLNTVSRGKLFVEHEGRQIDIASCTPAELKMMRTQRIAMVFQKFALMPWLTVRENISFGLEMQGRPEKERRKLVDDKLELVGLSQWRNKKPDELSGGMQQRVGLARALAMDADILLMDEPFSALDPLIRQGLQDELLELQRKLSKTIVFVSHDLDEALKLGSRIAIMKDGRIIQYSVPEEIVLNPADDYVRTFVAHTNPLNVLCGRSLMRTVDNCTHVNGSISLDPGGDSWLDLAEGNTIKGARQNGAVLNLQNWTPGQSVEGLGRMPTLVDSNIGMREALQIRYQTGNKLVLQDNNKVVGILGDSELYHALLGKNLG from the coding sequence ATGAGCATTATCCGATTCGAAAATGTCGATGTGATCTTCTCCAAGGACCCTCGCGAGGCGCTCAAGCTGCTCGACCAGGGCATGACGCGCAACGAGATCCTGAAAAAGACCGGGCAGATCGTCGGCGTTGAAAACGCCAGCCTGGATGTAGAGAAAGGCGAGATCTGCGTGCTGATGGGCCTGTCCGGCTCGGGCAAGTCGAGCTTGCTGCGCTGCATCAACGGCTTGAATACCGTCAGCCGCGGCAAGCTGTTTGTGGAGCATGAAGGTCGGCAGATCGACATTGCTTCCTGCACCCCCGCCGAGCTGAAAATGATGCGCACCCAGCGCATCGCCATGGTGTTCCAGAAGTTCGCCCTGATGCCCTGGCTGACGGTGCGCGAAAACATCAGCTTCGGCCTGGAGATGCAGGGTCGTCCGGAAAAAGAACGGCGCAAGCTGGTGGACGACAAGCTGGAACTGGTGGGCCTGTCGCAGTGGCGCAACAAGAAGCCCGACGAGCTTTCCGGCGGCATGCAGCAGCGCGTCGGCCTGGCCCGCGCCTTGGCGATGGACGCCGATATCCTGCTGATGGACGAACCCTTCTCCGCACTCGACCCGCTGATCCGCCAGGGCTTGCAGGATGAGTTGCTGGAACTGCAACGCAAGCTGAGCAAGACCATCGTATTTGTGAGCCACGACCTGGATGAGGCGCTGAAACTCGGTAGCCGTATCGCGATCATGAAAGACGGCCGGATCATCCAGTACAGCGTGCCGGAAGAGATCGTGCTGAACCCGGCGGACGACTATGTGCGGACCTTCGTGGCCCACACCAATCCGCTGAATGTGTTGTGTGGCCGCAGCCTGATGCGCACGGTAGACAACTGCACCCACGTCAACGGTTCCATCAGCCTGGACCCGGGTGGCGACTCGTGGCTGGACCTTGCAGAAGGCAACACCATCAAGGGCGCGCGACAGAACGGCGCAGTGCTGAACTTGCAGAACTGGACACCGGGGCAATCGGTGGAAGGTTTGGGCCGGATGCCGACGTTGGTGGATTCCAATATCGGGATGCGTGAAGCGTTGCAGATTCGCTATCAGACCGGGAACAAGCTGGTGCTGCAGGACAACAACAAGGTGGTGGGGATCCTGGGTGACAGCGAGCTCTACCATGCCCTCCTGGGCAAGAACCTGGGGTAA
- the choW gene encoding choline ABC transporter permease subunit, producing MLTEHKIPLGQYIAAFVEWLTQHGASYFDAIASTLETMIHGVTFALTWFNPLALIGLIALLAHFIQRKWGLTVFVIASFLLILNLGYWQETMETLAQVLFATLVCVVIGVPLGIVAAHKPMFYTLMRPVLDLMQTVPTFVYLIPTLTLFGLGVVPGLISTVVFAIAAPIRLTYLGIRDVPQELMDAGKAFGCSRRQLLSRIELPHAMPSIAAGITQCIMLSLSMVVIAALVGADGLGKPVVNALNTADIALGFEAGLAIVLLAIMLDRICKQPDAKVGGDA from the coding sequence ATGCTGACTGAACATAAAATCCCGCTAGGCCAGTACATCGCTGCCTTCGTTGAATGGTTGACCCAACACGGGGCCAGCTACTTCGACGCAATCGCATCGACCCTGGAAACGATGATCCACGGCGTGACGTTCGCGCTGACCTGGTTCAATCCGCTGGCATTGATCGGTCTGATTGCGCTGCTCGCTCATTTCATTCAACGCAAATGGGGCCTGACCGTTTTTGTCATCGCCTCCTTCCTGCTGATCCTGAACCTGGGGTACTGGCAGGAAACCATGGAGACCCTGGCGCAAGTGCTGTTCGCCACCCTGGTCTGCGTGGTGATCGGTGTGCCGCTGGGCATTGTTGCCGCGCACAAACCGATGTTCTACACCCTGATGCGGCCGGTGCTCGATCTGATGCAGACCGTACCGACCTTCGTCTACCTCATCCCTACCCTGACCCTCTTCGGGCTGGGTGTGGTGCCCGGGCTGATTTCCACGGTGGTGTTTGCGATTGCCGCGCCTATCCGTCTGACTTACCTGGGTATCCGTGATGTGCCGCAAGAGTTGATGGACGCCGGCAAGGCCTTTGGCTGCTCGCGCCGTCAGTTGCTCTCGCGGATTGAACTGCCCCACGCCATGCCGAGCATCGCCGCCGGCATTACCCAATGCATCATGCTGTCGTTGTCGATGGTGGTGATCGCGGCCCTGGTGGGCGCCGACGGCCTCGGCAAACCGGTGGTCAACGCGCTGAACACCGCCGACATCGCCCTGGGCTTTGAAGCGGGCCTGGCGATCGTATTGCTGGCCATCATGCTCGACCGCATCTGCAAACAACCCGACGCCAAAGTAGGGGGTGATGCATGA
- a CDS encoding choline ABC transporter substrate-binding protein: protein MKGSPSLLLAAMLSLPVLAHAAEPAQCQTVNFSDVGWTDITVTTATTSEVLKGLGYKPRTTMISVPVTYKSLADGKNMDIFLGNWMPTMENDIKQYRDAGTVETVRANLENAKYTLAVPEALYNKGLKDFADIVKFKDELGGKIYGIEPGNDGNRTIQTLIDKDAFGLKTAGFKVVESSEAGMLSQVERATKRDQAIVFLGWEPHPMNTRFKMKYLTGGDDSFGPNYGQATIYTNVRKGYTQECSNVGQLLKNLSFTLNMESTLMGNVLDDKMKPDAAAKAWLKKNPQVLDTWLAGVTTVDGKPGLEAVKAYLAK, encoded by the coding sequence ATGAAAGGTTCCCCGTCGTTGTTGTTGGCCGCCATGCTGAGTCTGCCAGTCCTGGCTCACGCTGCAGAACCGGCGCAATGCCAGACCGTCAACTTCTCCGATGTCGGCTGGACCGACATCACCGTCACCACCGCCACCACCAGCGAAGTCCTCAAGGGCCTCGGCTACAAACCCCGCACCACGATGATTTCCGTTCCGGTGACCTACAAGTCCCTGGCTGACGGCAAGAACATGGACATCTTCCTCGGCAACTGGATGCCGACCATGGAAAACGACATCAAGCAGTACCGTGATGCCGGCACCGTGGAAACCGTGCGCGCCAACCTGGAAAACGCCAAGTACACCCTGGCCGTACCGGAAGCGCTGTACAACAAGGGCCTGAAAGACTTCGCCGACATCGTCAAATTCAAGGATGAACTGGGCGGCAAGATCTACGGGATCGAGCCGGGCAACGACGGTAACCGCACCATCCAGACCCTCATCGACAAAGACGCCTTTGGCCTGAAAACCGCAGGCTTCAAAGTGGTCGAATCCAGCGAAGCCGGGATGCTCTCGCAGGTGGAACGCGCCACCAAACGCGACCAGGCCATCGTGTTCCTCGGCTGGGAACCGCACCCGATGAACACCCGCTTCAAGATGAAGTACCTGACCGGGGGTGATGATTCATTCGGCCCCAACTACGGCCAGGCCACCATCTACACCAACGTTCGCAAGGGCTACACCCAGGAATGCAGCAACGTGGGCCAGTTGCTGAAAAACCTGTCGTTCACCCTGAACATGGAAAGCACCCTGATGGGTAACGTCCTGGACGACAAGATGAAGCCTGACGCAGCCGCCAAGGCGTGGCTGAAGAAGAACCCGCAAGTGCTCGACACCTGGCTGGCCGGTGTGACCACTGTCGATGGCAAACCAGGACTGGAGGCCGTCAAAGCTTACCTCGCCAAGTAA
- a CDS encoding L-serine ammonia-lyase codes for MAISVFDLFKIGIGPSSSHTVGPMRAAALFVQGLRERDVLEQVRRVEVQLYGSLSATGIGHGSDNAVIMGLMGEWPDAIDPSQIGIRIETLRETNTLLLDARLPVPFIWARDMRLIDENLPFHPNAMTLVVFGDNGELHRDTYYSVGGGFVVDAAQAASGVADMDRTELPYDFSSAVELLQLCKTHNLRVAELMLANEKTWRSEDEIRSGLMKLWRAMQDCVEQGLKHEGILPGGLNVRRRAAKLHRSLQELGKPNVIGSTLSAMEWVNLFALAVNEENAAGGRMVTAPTNGAAGIIPAVLHYFMKFSEEVTEANVVDYFLGAAAVGILCKKNASISGAEVGCQGEVGSACAMAAAGLAEILGATPEQLCNAAEIGLEHNLGLTCDPVGGLVQVPCIERNAIAAVKAINAAQMALRGDGQHFISLDRVIRTMRDTGADMHDKYKETSRGGLAVSAVEC; via the coding sequence ATGGCTATCAGCGTTTTCGACCTGTTCAAGATCGGCATTGGGCCTTCGAGTTCTCACACCGTCGGCCCCATGCGCGCCGCGGCGTTGTTCGTTCAAGGACTGCGTGAACGTGATGTATTGGAACAAGTGAGGCGCGTCGAAGTTCAGCTGTACGGCTCCTTGTCGGCCACCGGCATCGGTCACGGCAGCGATAACGCGGTGATCATGGGCCTGATGGGCGAGTGGCCGGACGCGATTGATCCGTCGCAAATCGGCATCCGCATCGAAACCCTGCGCGAGACCAACACACTGCTGCTGGACGCACGTTTGCCGGTGCCTTTCATATGGGCGCGAGACATGCGCCTGATCGACGAGAACCTGCCCTTCCACCCCAATGCCATGACCCTGGTGGTGTTTGGTGATAACGGTGAGTTGCACCGCGACACCTACTACTCCGTAGGCGGTGGATTTGTAGTGGATGCAGCCCAGGCCGCCAGCGGTGTGGCAGACATGGACCGCACCGAGCTGCCCTATGACTTTTCCAGCGCGGTGGAGTTGCTCCAGCTGTGCAAGACCCACAACCTGCGGGTCGCTGAACTGATGTTGGCGAATGAAAAAACCTGGCGCTCGGAAGACGAGATCCGCAGCGGCCTGATGAAGCTTTGGCGCGCCATGCAGGATTGCGTGGAGCAGGGGCTCAAGCACGAAGGCATTCTTCCCGGCGGCCTCAATGTACGGCGGCGTGCCGCCAAGTTGCACCGCAGCTTGCAGGAGTTGGGCAAGCCGAATGTGATCGGCTCAACCTTGAGCGCGATGGAGTGGGTCAACCTGTTTGCCCTGGCGGTGAATGAAGAAAACGCCGCCGGCGGGCGCATGGTCACGGCTCCTACCAATGGCGCGGCGGGGATCATCCCGGCGGTGCTGCACTACTTTATGAAATTCAGCGAAGAGGTGACCGAGGCCAACGTGGTCGACTATTTCCTCGGCGCGGCGGCGGTGGGCATCCTGTGTAAAAAGAACGCGTCGATCTCGGGTGCCGAAGTCGGCTGCCAGGGTGAAGTCGGCTCGGCGTGCGCCATGGCGGCGGCGGGGCTGGCGGAGATCCTCGGTGCGACGCCGGAGCAGTTATGCAACGCGGCGGAGATTGGCCTGGAACACAACCTTGGCCTGACCTGCGACCCGGTAGGCGGGCTGGTGCAGGTGCCGTGCATCGAGCGCAATGCAATTGCCGCAGTGAAGGCGATCAACGCGGCGCAGATGGCGCTGCGGGGTGATGGCCAACACTTTATCTCGCTGGACCGGGTGATCCGCACCATGCGTGATACCGGGGCGGATATGCATGACAAGTACAAGGAAACGTCGCGGGGCGGGTTGGCGGTGAGTGCTGTCGAGTGTTGA
- a CDS encoding GlxA family transcriptional regulator, whose product MTSFNSGAQPQNRAPQSIGFLLLDNFTLISLASAVEPLRMANQLSGRELYRWTTLSVDGNQVWASDGLQITPDASMHKAPALDTVIVCGGVGIQRTVTREHVSWLQSQARQSRRLGAVCTGSWALACAGLLDGFDCSVHWECLASMQEAFPRVAMSTRLFTLDRNRFTSSGGTAPLDMMLHLISRDHGRELSAAISEMFVYERIRNEQDHQRVPLKHMLGTNQPKLQEIVALMEANLEEPIDLDELAVYVAVSRRQLERLFQKYLHCSPSRYYLKLRLIRARQLLKQTPMSIIEVASVCGFVSTPHFSKCYREYFGIPPRDERVGSNTTQQVAMMPIPQALVLSPLSGPLSALSQARNESTFASVRL is encoded by the coding sequence ATGACGTCGTTCAACTCAGGGGCTCAACCCCAGAACCGTGCGCCTCAATCCATCGGCTTTTTGCTGCTGGACAATTTCACGCTGATTTCCCTGGCCTCCGCAGTCGAACCGCTGCGTATGGCCAACCAACTTTCCGGCCGCGAGCTGTATCGCTGGACGACGTTGAGTGTCGACGGAAACCAGGTGTGGGCCAGCGACGGTCTGCAAATCACCCCCGATGCTTCCATGCACAAAGCCCCGGCCCTGGACACTGTGATTGTCTGCGGCGGCGTGGGTATCCAGCGCACCGTGACCCGTGAACATGTGTCGTGGCTGCAAAGCCAGGCGCGCCAGTCCCGTCGCCTCGGCGCGGTGTGCACCGGCAGTTGGGCCCTGGCTTGCGCCGGCCTGCTGGATGGCTTTGATTGCAGCGTACACTGGGAATGCCTGGCGTCGATGCAGGAGGCTTTCCCCCGCGTGGCGATGAGCACACGCCTGTTCACCCTCGACCGCAACCGCTTCACCAGTTCGGGCGGCACCGCGCCGCTGGACATGATGCTGCACCTGATCAGCCGCGACCACGGCCGTGAATTGTCGGCGGCGATCTCCGAGATGTTTGTGTACGAGCGCATCCGCAACGAACAGGATCACCAGCGTGTGCCGCTCAAGCACATGCTCGGCACCAACCAGCCGAAACTGCAGGAAATCGTCGCGCTGATGGAAGCCAACCTGGAAGAGCCGATCGACCTTGATGAGCTGGCGGTGTACGTCGCGGTTTCCCGGCGTCAGCTGGAGCGGTTGTTCCAGAAATACCTGCACTGTTCGCCGTCGCGCTACTACCTCAAGTTGCGCTTGATTCGTGCGCGGCAGTTGCTCAAGCAAACGCCGATGTCGATCATCGAAGTGGCGTCGGTGTGCGGGTTTGTCTCCACGCCGCACTTCTCCAAGTGCTATCGCGAATACTTCGGCATTCCGCCGCGGGATGAGCGCGTGGGTTCCAACACCACGCAACAGGTTGCGATGATGCCGATTCCCCAGGCGCTGGTGTTGTCACCGTTGTCTGGGCCGTTGTCGGCGTTGAGCCAGGCGCGCAATGAGTCGACGTTTGCGAGTGTAAGGCTCTAG
- a CDS encoding gamma-butyrobetaine dioxygenase — protein sequence MQTAAAVADFRTYPLISDLADVQVHGDHLSVRWADGRVSPFHHPWLRDNCPCPVCVYSVTREQVLEIVDVDENLTALSACIDQGFLTVEWSGGHRSQYDPGWLRAHAYDDESRAERRAAKPKSLLWDRTFELPVFDYSALMEDPKALLQWLLALRDSGLTQVRGVPTEPGSLALIAKRISFIRESNFGVLFNVQSKADADSNAYTAFNLPLHSDLPTRELQPGLQFLHCLVNDADGGESIFVDGFAIARALRDEDPEAFHALCEIPVEFRNKDRHSDYRRLAPIIALDALGEVAEIRMANFLRGPFEAPAAQMPLLYRAYRRFIAMTREERFRLVKRLNPGELWCFDNRRTLHARNAFDPASGARHFQGCYIDRDELLSRILVLQR from the coding sequence ATGCAAACCGCCGCCGCTGTTGCCGACTTCCGTACTTACCCGCTGATCAGTGACCTGGCCGACGTGCAGGTGCACGGCGATCACCTCAGCGTGCGATGGGCCGATGGGCGGGTCAGTCCGTTCCATCACCCGTGGCTGCGGGACAACTGCCCGTGCCCTGTTTGCGTCTACAGCGTGACCCGTGAACAAGTGCTGGAAATCGTCGATGTGGACGAAAACCTCACGGCCCTCAGTGCGTGTATCGACCAGGGTTTTCTGACGGTGGAATGGAGCGGCGGGCATCGCAGCCAATACGATCCCGGGTGGTTGCGGGCGCACGCCTACGACGATGAGTCCCGCGCCGAACGCCGGGCTGCCAAACCGAAATCCCTGCTGTGGGACCGTACGTTCGAGCTGCCCGTATTCGACTACTCGGCGCTGATGGAAGACCCGAAAGCCCTGCTGCAATGGCTGCTGGCTTTGCGTGACAGCGGCCTCACCCAAGTGCGCGGCGTGCCCACCGAACCTGGCTCACTGGCGCTGATCGCCAAGCGCATTTCGTTCATCCGCGAGAGCAATTTCGGCGTGCTGTTCAACGTGCAATCCAAGGCCGATGCCGACAGTAACGCCTACACCGCATTCAACCTGCCGCTGCACAGTGATTTGCCGACGCGAGAGCTGCAACCCGGGCTGCAATTCTTGCACTGCCTGGTGAACGACGCCGACGGTGGCGAGAGTATTTTTGTCGACGGTTTCGCCATTGCCCGAGCCTTGCGCGATGAAGACCCCGAAGCCTTTCACGCGCTGTGCGAGATCCCGGTAGAGTTCCGCAACAAGGACCGTCACAGCGACTATCGCCGGCTGGCGCCGATCATCGCGTTGGATGCATTGGGAGAGGTCGCCGAGATTCGCATGGCCAACTTTCTGCGCGGGCCGTTTGAAGCGCCAGCCGCGCAGATGCCGTTGCTGTATCGCGCCTATCGCCGGTTTATTGCGATGACCCGGGAAGAGCGTTTTCGGTTGGTCAAGCGTCTGAATCCGGGCGAGCTGTGGTGCTTTGATAATCGCCGGACCCTGCATGCGCGCAATGCGTTTGATCCGGCGTCCGGCGCGCGGCATTTCCAGGGCTGCTATATCGATCGGGATGAGTTGTTGTCCCGGATATTGGTGTTGCAAAGGTAG
- a CDS encoding thioesterase family protein, with the protein MPALTTYTTKVLPEWVDYNGHLRDAFYLLIFSYATDALMDTLGLDSENREASGNSLFTLELHLNYLHEVKLGADVEVHTQLIAHDRKRLHLYHSLHRVGDEKELAGNEQMLLHVDLAGPHSAPFSDAVLGKLASISAEQTDLPKPALLGRVIGLPSQK; encoded by the coding sequence ATGCCCGCACTCACCACCTACACCACCAAAGTCCTCCCCGAGTGGGTCGACTACAACGGCCACCTGCGCGATGCGTTCTACCTGCTGATCTTCAGCTACGCCACCGATGCGCTGATGGACACCCTGGGCCTGGACAGCGAAAACCGCGAAGCCAGCGGTAACTCGCTGTTCACCCTGGAACTGCACCTCAACTACTTGCACGAAGTGAAGCTGGGCGCCGACGTCGAGGTGCACACCCAGCTCATCGCCCACGACCGCAAACGCCTGCACCTCTATCACAGCCTGCATCGGGTGGGCGACGAGAAGGAGTTGGCCGGCAACGAGCAAATGCTGCTCCACGTCGACCTCGCCGGCCCGCACTCGGCGCCATTCAGTGACGCGGTGCTGGGCAAACTTGCAAGCATCAGCGCCGAACAAACCGACCTGCCGAAGCCCGCCCTGCTCGGCCGCGTGATTGGACTGCCATCCCAAAAATAA
- a CDS encoding L-carnitine dehydrogenase — MSFITEIKTFAALGSGVIGSGWVSRALAHGLDVVAWDPAPGAEGALRKRVANAWGALEKQGLAPGASQDRLRFVATIEECVKDADFIQESAPERLELKLELHSKISAAAKPNALIGSSTSGLLPSEFYEGSTHPERCVVGHPFNPVYLLPLVEVVGGKNTAPEAIQAAIKVYESLGMRPLHVRKEVPGFIADRLLEALWREALHLVNDGVATTGEIDDAIRFGAGLRWSFMGTFLTYTLAGGDAGMRHFMAQFGPALQLPWTYLPAPELTDKLIDDVVDGTSDQLGKHSISALERYRDDCLLAVLEAVKTTKEKHGMTFAE, encoded by the coding sequence ATGAGCTTTATCACTGAAATCAAAACCTTCGCAGCGCTGGGCAGCGGTGTTATCGGCAGCGGCTGGGTGTCCCGCGCCCTGGCCCACGGCCTGGATGTGGTGGCCTGGGACCCGGCGCCCGGCGCCGAAGGGGCCCTGCGCAAACGTGTCGCCAATGCCTGGGGCGCCCTGGAAAAACAAGGCCTGGCACCCGGCGCATCGCAAGACCGTCTGCGCTTTGTGGCCACAATTGAAGAGTGCGTGAAAGACGCCGACTTCATCCAGGAAAGCGCCCCGGAACGCCTGGAGTTGAAGCTGGAATTGCACAGTAAGATCAGCGCGGCAGCCAAGCCGAATGCGTTGATTGGTTCGAGTACGTCGGGGCTGTTGCCGAGTGAGTTTTATGAAGGCTCCACGCACCCGGAACGCTGCGTGGTGGGTCACCCGTTCAACCCGGTTTACCTGTTGCCGCTGGTGGAAGTGGTAGGCGGTAAAAACACTGCACCCGAAGCCATTCAGGCGGCGATCAAGGTGTACGAATCCCTCGGCATGCGCCCTTTGCACGTGCGCAAAGAGGTGCCCGGTTTTATCGCCGATCGCTTGCTGGAAGCCTTGTGGCGTGAGGCGTTGCACCTGGTCAACGACGGGGTGGCAACCACCGGCGAGATCGACGATGCGATTCGCTTTGGCGCCGGTCTGCGCTGGTCATTCATGGGCACGTTCTTGACCTATACGCTGGCAGGCGGCGATGCCGGCATGCGGCACTTCATGGCGCAGTTCGGCCCGGCCTTGCAGTTGCCGTGGACCTATTTGCCGGCACCGGAATTGACCGACAAGTTGATCGACGATGTGGTGGACGGCACCAGCGATCAGTTGGGCAAACACAGCATTTCGGCGCTGGAGCGCTATCGTGATGATTGCCTGCTGGCGGTGCTGGAGGCGGTGAAGACCACCAAGGAAAAACACGGCATGACTTTCGCCGAATAA
- a CDS encoding 3-keto-5-aminohexanoate cleavage protein, with product MNHDVIITCALTGAGDTTARSPHVPVTPKQIAAAAVEAAKAGATVVHCHVRDPQTGKFSRDVALYREVMERIREADVDIIVNLTAGMGGDLEIGGGENPMEFGPNTDLVGPLTRLAHVEELLPEICTLDCGTLNFGDGDTIYVSTPAQLRAGAKRIQELGVKAELEIFDTGHLWFAKQMIKEGLLDNPLFQLCLGIPWGAPADTTTMKAMVDNLPADAVWAGFGIGRMQMPMAAQAVLLGGNVRVGLEDNLWLDKGVLATNGQLVERASEILSRLGARVMTPAEGRIKMGLTKRG from the coding sequence ATGAACCACGACGTCATCATCACCTGCGCACTCACCGGTGCTGGCGACACGACCGCCAGAAGCCCTCACGTGCCGGTCACTCCCAAACAAATCGCTGCCGCTGCGGTGGAAGCAGCCAAGGCCGGTGCCACCGTGGTGCATTGCCACGTACGTGACCCCCAAACCGGCAAGTTCAGCCGCGACGTGGCGCTGTACCGCGAAGTGATGGAGCGCATCCGCGAGGCGGACGTCGACATCATCGTCAACCTCACCGCCGGCATGGGTGGCGACCTGGAAATCGGTGGCGGCGAGAACCCCATGGAGTTCGGCCCCAACACCGATCTGGTCGGCCCGTTGACCCGCCTGGCCCATGTGGAAGAACTGTTGCCGGAAATCTGCACCCTCGATTGCGGCACCCTGAACTTCGGCGATGGCGACACCATTTACGTCTCCACCCCGGCCCAGCTGCGGGCGGGCGCCAAGCGTATCCAGGAGCTGGGCGTTAAAGCCGAGCTGGAAATTTTCGACACGGGTCACCTGTGGTTCGCCAAGCAGATGATCAAGGAAGGCTTGCTCGACAACCCGCTGTTCCAGCTGTGCCTGGGCATCCCATGGGGCGCGCCGGCCGACACCACCACCATGAAGGCCATGGTCGACAACCTGCCGGCTGATGCGGTGTGGGCCGGCTTCGGGATTGGGCGCATGCAGATGCCAATGGCGGCGCAAGCGGTGCTGCTGGGCGGCAACGTGCGGGTCGGCCTGGAAGACAACCTGTGGCTGGACAAGGGCGTACTGGCCACCAACGGCCAACTGGTGGAACGCGCCAGCGAAATCCTCAGCCGCCTCGGTGCACGGGTCATGACCCCTGCCGAAGGCCGGATCAAGATGGGTTTGACCAAGCGCGGCTGA
- a CDS encoding choline ABC transporter substrate-binding protein, which translates to MNRLISRCVLALSASAILSTNVMAADAASCQNVRMGVVNWTDVIATSAMTQVLLDGLGYKTKQTSASQQIIFAGIRDQRLDLFLGYWNPLMTQTITPFVDAKQVKVLDKPSLEDARATLAVPTYLADKGLKTFADIARFEKELGGKIYGIEPGSGANTQIKAMIAKNQFGLGKFQLVESSEAGMLAAVDRAVRRKEAVVFFGWAPHPMNVNVAMTYLTGSDDALGPNEGMATVWSVTSPTYAEQCPNVHKLLSNLTFTAADESRMMQPLLDHKDALESAKQWLKDHPQDQQRWLEGVTTFDGKPAAANLQLTSK; encoded by the coding sequence ATGAACCGACTGATCAGCCGCTGCGTGCTCGCACTCAGCGCCAGCGCCATTTTGAGCACTAACGTCATGGCAGCCGATGCGGCTTCTTGCCAGAACGTGCGCATGGGCGTGGTGAACTGGACCGACGTAATCGCGACCAGCGCCATGACTCAAGTGTTGCTCGACGGCCTCGGCTACAAGACCAAACAAACCAGCGCCTCCCAGCAAATCATCTTTGCCGGGATCCGCGACCAGCGCCTGGACCTGTTCCTGGGCTACTGGAACCCGTTGATGACCCAGACCATCACCCCGTTTGTCGACGCCAAGCAGGTCAAGGTGCTCGACAAGCCGTCGCTGGAAGACGCCCGCGCGACCTTGGCGGTGCCGACTTACCTGGCTGACAAGGGCCTGAAAACCTTCGCCGACATCGCCAGGTTTGAAAAGGAACTGGGTGGCAAGATCTACGGCATCGAACCGGGCTCGGGAGCCAACACCCAGATCAAGGCGATGATCGCCAAGAATCAATTTGGCCTCGGCAAATTCCAGCTGGTGGAATCCAGCGAGGCCGGCATGCTCGCCGCCGTCGACCGCGCCGTGCGCCGCAAGGAAGCCGTGGTGTTCTTCGGCTGGGCGCCGCACCCGATGAACGTCAATGTGGCCATGACTTACCTCACCGGCAGCGATGACGCCCTGGGCCCGAACGAAGGCATGGCCACCGTGTGGTCGGTCACTTCGCCGACCTACGCCGAGCAATGCCCCAACGTGCACAAGCTGCTCAGCAACCTGACCTTCACCGCCGCCGACGAGAGCCGAATGATGCAGCCGCTGCTGGATCACAAGGACGCTCTCGAATCGGCCAAGCAATGGCTCAAGGATCACCCGCAAGACCAGCAGCGCTGGCTGGAAGGCGTGACCACCTTTGACGGCAAACCGGCCGCCGCCAACCTGCAATTGACCAGCAAATAA